The Palaemon carinicauda isolate YSFRI2023 chromosome 33, ASM3689809v2, whole genome shotgun sequence genome contains a region encoding:
- the LOC137626150 gene encoding uncharacterized transmembrane protein DDB_G0289901-like has protein sequence MKTPHGVVAGVVTSLTGERQTGVQVTLKLVSSFGRCNLTTFRGNKSGLTGDIEGKHTSGLTGDIEGKHKSGLTGDIEGKHTSGLTGDIEGKHTSGLTGDIEGKHTSGLTGDIEGKHTSGLTGDIEGKHTSGLTGDIEGKQTSGLTGDIEGKHTSGLTGDIEGKHTSGLTGDIEGKHKSGLTGDIEGKHKSGVTGDIEGKHKSGLTGDIKGKHKSGLTADIEGNKSGLTGDIEGKQKSGLTGDIEGKHKSGLTGKGKHKSGLTGDIEGKHKSGLTGDIEGKHKSGVTGDIEGKHKSGLTGDIKGKHKSGLTADIEGNKSGLTGDIEGKQKSEGKHKSGLTGDIEGKHKSGLTGDIEGKHKSGLTGDIEGNKSGLTGDIEGKHKSGLTADIEGNKSGLTGDIEGKHKSGLTGDIEGKHKSGLTGDIEGKHKSCLTADIEGNKSGLTGDIEGKHKSGLTADIEGNKSGLTGDIEGKHKSGLTGDIEGKHKSGLTGDIEGKHKSGLTGDIKGKQKSGLTGDIEGKHTSGLTGDIEGKHKSGPTGDIKGKQKSSLTGDIEGKHTSGLTGDIEGKHKSGLTGDIEGKHKSGLTGDIEGKHKSGPTGDIKGKQKSSLTGDIEGKHTSGLTGDIEGKHKSGLTGDIEGKHKSGLTGDIEGKHKSGPTGDIKGKQKSSLTGDIEGKHTSGLTGDIEGKHKSGLTGDIKGKQKSSLTGDIEGKHTSGLTGDIEGKHTSGLTGDIEGKHKSGLTADIEGNKSGLTGDIEGKHKSGLTGDIEGKHKSGLTGDIEGKHKSGLTGDIKGKQKSGLTGDIEGKHTSGLTGDIEGKHKSGPTGDIKGKHKSGPTGDIKGKHKSGLTGDIEGKLKSGLTGDIEGKHKSSLTADIEGKQSGLTGDIKGKQKSGLTADIEGKQSGLTGDIKGKQKSGLTADIEGKQSGLTGDIEGKGETQRVV, from the exons AGGGGAAACAAAAGCGGTCTGACTGGCGATATAGAGGGGAAACACACGAGTGGTCTGACTGGTGATATAGAGGGGAAACACAAGAGTGGTCTGACTGGTGATATAGAGGGGAAACACACGAGTGGTCTGACTGGTGATATAGAGGGGAAACACACGAGTGGTCTGACTGGTGATATAGAGGGGAAACACACGAGTGGTCTGACTGGTGATATAGAGGGGAAACACACGAGTGGTCTGACTGGTGATATAGAGGGGAAACACACGAGTGGTCTGACTGGTGATATAGAGGGGAAACAGACGAGTGGTCTGACTGGTGATATAGAGGGGAAACACACGAGTGGTCTGACTGGTGATATAGAGGGGAAACACACGAGTGGTCTGACTGGTGATATAGAGGGGAAACACAAGAGTGGTCTGACTGGTGATATAGAGGGGAAACACAAGAGTGGGGTGACTGGTGATATAGAGGGGAAACACAAGAGTGGTCTGACTGGTGATATAAAGGGGAAACACAAGAGTGGTCTGACTGCCGATATAGAGGGAAACAAAAGTGGTCTGACTGGCGATATAGAGGGGAAACAAAAGAGTGGTCTGACTGGCGACATAGAAGGGAAACACAAGAGTGGTCTGACTGGCA AGGGGAAACACAAGAGTGGTCTGACTGGTGATATAGAGGGGAAACACAAGAGTGGTCTGACTGGTGATATAGAGGGGAAACACAAGAGTGGGGTGACTGGTGATATAGAGGGGAAACACAAGAGTGGTCTGACTGGTGATATAAAGGGGAAACACAAGAGTGGTCTGACTGCCGATATAGAGGGAAACAAAAGTGGTCTGACTGGCGATATAGAGGGGAAACAAAAGAGTG AGGGGAAACACAAGAGTGGTCTGACTGGTGATATAGAGGGGAAACACAAGAGTGGTCTGACTGGCGATATAGAGGGGAAACACAAGAGTGGTCTGACTGGTGATATAGAGGGAAACAAAAGTGGTCTGACTGGCGATATAGAGGGGAAACACAAGAGTGGTCTGACTGCCGATATAGAGGGAAACAAAAGTGGTCTGACTGGCGATATAGAGGGGAAACACAAGAGTGGTCTGACTGGTGATATAGAGGGGAAACACAAGAGTGGTCTGACTGGCGATATAGAGGGGAAACACAAGAGTTGTCTGACTGCCGATATAGAGGGAAACAAAAGTGGTCTGACTGGCGATATAGAGGGGAAACACAAGAGTGGTCTGACTGCCGATATAGAGGGAAACAAAAGTGGTCTGACTGGCGATATAGAGGGGAAACACAAGAGTGGTCTGACTGGTGATATAGAGGGGAAACACAAGAGTGGTCTGACTGGCGATATAGAGGGGAAACACAAGAGTGGTCTGACTGGCGATATAAAGGGGAAGCAAAAGAGTGGTCTGACTGGTGATATAGAGGGGAAACACACAAGTGGTCTGACTGGTGATATAGAGGGGAAACACAAGAGTGGTCCGACTGGCGATATAAAGGGGAAACAAAAGAGTAGTCTGACTGGTGATATAGAGGGGAAACACACGAGTGGTCTGACTGGTGATATAGAGGGGAAACACAAGAGTGGTCTGACTGGCGATATAGAGGGGAAACACAAGAGTGGTCTGACTGGCGATATAGAGGGGAAACACAAGAGTGGTCCGACTGGCGATATAAAGGGGAAACAAAAGAGTAGTCTGACTGGTGATATAGAGGGGAAACACACGAGTGGTCTGACTGGTGATATAGAGGGGAAACACAAGAGTGGTCTGACTGGTGATATAGAGGGGAAACACAAGAGTGGTCTGACTGGCGATATAGAGGGGAAACACAAGAGTGGTCCGACTGGCGATATAAAGGGGAAACAAAAGAGTAGTCTGACTGGTGATATAGAGGGGAAACACACGAGTGGTCTGACTGGTGATATAGAGGGGAAACACAAGAGTGGTCTGACTGGCGATATAAAGGGGAAACAAAAGAGTAGTCTGACTGGTGATATAGAGGGGAAACACACGAGTGGTCTGACTGGTGATATAGAGGGGAAACACACGAGTGGTCTGACTGGCGATATAGAGGGGAAACACAAGAGTGGTCTGACTGCCGATATAGAGGGAAACAAAAGTGGTCTGACTGGCGATATAGAGGGGAAACACAAGAGTGGTCTGACTGGTGATATAGAGGGGAAACACAAGAGTGGTCTGACTGGCGATATAGAGGGGAAACACAAGAGTGGTCTGACTGGCGATATAAAGGGGAAGCAAAAGAGTGGTCTGACTGGTGATATAGAGGGGAAACACACGAGTGGTCTGACTGGTGATATAGAGGGGAAACACAAGAGTGGTCCGACTGGCGATATAAAGGGGAAACACAAGAGTGGTCCGACTGGCGATATAAAGGGGAAACACAAGAGTGGTCTGACTGGTGATATAGAGGGGAAACTTAAGAGTGGTCTGACTGGCGATATAGAGGGGAAACACAAGAGTAGTCTGACTGCCGATATAGAGGGGAAACAGAGTGGTCTGACTGGCGATATAAAGGGGAAACAAAAGAGTGGTCTGACTGCCGATATAGAGGGGAAACAGAGTGGTCTGACTGGCGATATAAAGGGGAAACAAAAGAGTGGTCTGACTGCCGATATAGAGGGGAAACAGAGTGGTCTGACTGGTGATATAGAGGGGAAAGGGGAAACACAAAGAGTGGTCTGA
- the LOC137626152 gene encoding uncharacterized protein — protein MSGLTADIEGKQSGLTGDIKGKQKSGLTADIEGKHKSGLTGDKGETQEWSDWRYRGKTQEWSDWRYRRETREWSDWRYRGKTQEWSDWRYRGETQEWSDWRYRGETQEWSDWRYKGEHKSGLTGDIKGKHKSGLTGDIKGKHKSGLTGDIKGKHKNGLTGDIKGKQGDEIDNWTGK, from the coding sequence ATGAGTGGTCTGACTGCCGATATAGAGGGGAAACAGAGTGGTCTGACTGGCGATATAAAGGGGAAACAAAAGAGTGGTCTGACTGCCGATATAGAGGGGAAACACAAGAGTGGTCTGACTGGTGATAAAGGGGAAACACAAGAGTGGTCTGACTGGCGATACAGAGGTAAAACACAAGAGTGGTCCGACTGGCGATATAGAAGGGAAACACGAGAGTGGTCTGACTGGCGATACAGAGGTAAAACACAAGAGTGGTCTGACTGGCGATATAGAGGGGAAACACAAGAGTGGTCTGACTGGCGATATAGAGGGGAAACACAAGAGTGGTCTGACTGGCGATATAAAGGGGAACATAAGAGCGGTCTGACTGGCGATATAAAGGGGAAACATAAGAGCGGTCTGACTGGCGATATAAAGGGGAAACATAAGAGCGGTCTGACTGGCGATATAAAGGGGAAACACAAGAATGGTCTGACTGGCGATATAAAGGGGAAACAGGGAGACGAAATAGACAATTGGACCGGGAAATGA